One region of Penaeus vannamei isolate JL-2024 chromosome 36, ASM4276789v1, whole genome shotgun sequence genomic DNA includes:
- the LOC113825863 gene encoding uncharacterized protein — translation MISRDGVCLLLVGLTFAASQSPGDVRRLLGAGRQLRALGRSADEDARRSVFLTDPRPLVLAQVIREMGGGDRGLCHVLIYYDPETAPPEAVDALRKAVDVPLTLVDVSKLRFPLITKTRRRVPLLDLLSARADGRCRLLVGWASSNYQRGLLLIARAEPGVLGLRDTLILPVSSQRLDRFIPQLRQRVLVKERRSRGGRGRRELQPTRFLVERTCETCARYSLRRLGEWQFPGGWEWGGVAERNPKLTGVELTVAYTPSVPNIFWVSGDGRPRLEGVELRLLDYAAQALNFTYRLVVPEDGEWGRPLNGSWTGKVGEVVYGRADVAVGGLVFTAEREAAAKYSILFHNELWGIVCPLSARLPVWPYVMFPFREDSAPSVFTMLVVLHVMAYLVGTLLGAHAGAAPQHPLTESVTRAVRTGVSLYLRLMACLYFWNLFYCLMKPKYEPPIDSSLALLRSGRRWGIVSGTTVTSVLSTAQQVAHQDLAANAVPLGSIREGFLKLRQDALCLVGVPKRYARATIAMRYTTECGEPGLQVSDEDLHSVLGGWVLNRRSPLTPHVNGIIRRLEGFGLLEHWRRQMQELLITRGPRDLPCLNPPLAALSLPDLRLAFVVLLAGWGLGCLLFLAEQIAFACSGHAGARRVVRRDTGISAVVPLAPGRGPRRNLRRWLQELLTPLPSLALDDKEAVFRRHLDTILRDMWGVRFP, via the coding sequence ATGATATCCAGGGACGGCGTGTGCCTCCTGCTGGTGGGGCTGACGTTCGCGGCCTCCCAGAGCCCCGGCGACGTGCGTCGGCTCCTCGGGGCAGGCCGGCAGCTGCGCGCCCTCGGTCGTAGCGCCGACGAGGACGCGCGCCGCAGCGTGTTCCTGACGGACCCCCGGCCGCTGGTGCTGGCGCAGGTGATCCGCGAGATGGGCGGCGGGGACAGAGGTCTCTGCCACGTCCTCATCTACTACGACCCGGAGACGGCTCCGCCCGAGGCCGTCGACGCTCTCAGGAAAGCCGTCGATGTGCCCTTGACGCTCGTGGACGTGTCCAAGCTGAGGTTCCCGCTCATCACGAAGACCCGGCGGCGGGTGCCTCTGCTGGACCTGCTGTCCGCTCGCGCCGACGGCCGCTGCCGCCTGCTGGTGGGCTGGGCGTCCTCCAACTACCAGCGCGGCCTCCTGCTGATCGCGCGAGCCGAGCCGGGCGTCCTGGGGCTGCGGGACACCCTCATCCTGCCGGTGAGCAGCCAGCGCCTCGACCGCTTCATACCGCAGCTGCGGCAGCGAGTGCTGGTGAAGGAGCGGCGCTCGCGCGGCGGCCGCGGGCGGCGGGAGCTCCAGCCGACGAGGTTTCTGGTGGAGAGAACGTGCGAGACGTGCGCGCGGTACTCGCTGCGGCGGCTGGGCGAGTGGCAATTCCCCGGCGGCTGGGAGTGGGGCGGCGTCGCGGAGCGCAACCCGAAGCTGACGGGCGTGGAGCTGACCGTCGCCTACACGCCCTCGGTGCCCAACATCTTCTGGGTCTCGGGCGATGGGCGGCCGCGCCTCGAGGGCGTCGAGCTGCGTCTCCTCGACTACGCTGCGCAGGCGCTCAACTTCACGTACCGCCTGGTGGTGCCGGAGGACGGCGAGTGGGGGCGGCCGCTCAACGGGTCGTGGACGGGCAAGGTGGGCGAGGTGGTGTACGGGCGCGCGGACGTGGCCGTGGGCGGCCTCGTGTTCACGGCGGAGCGCGAGGCGGCGGCCAAGTACTCCATCCTGTTCCACAACGAGCTGTGGGGGATCGTGTGCCCGCTGTCGGCGCGGCTGCCCGTGTGGCCCTACGTCATGTTCCCCTTCAGGGAGGACTCGGCGCCGTCCGTGTTCACCATGCTGGTGGTGTTGCACGTGATGGCGTACCTGGTGGGGACGCTGCTGGGCGCGCACGCGGGCGCGGCGCCGCAGCACCCGCTCACCGAGTCCGTGACGCGGGCGGTGCGGACGGGCGTGTCGCTGTACCTGCGCCTCATGGCCTGCCTCTACTTCTGGAACCTCTTCTACTGCCTCATGAAGCCCAAGTACGAGCCTCCGATCGACTCCTCGCTGGCGCTGCTGCGCTCGGGCCGCCGCTGGGGCATCGTCAGCGGCACCACCGTCACCTCCGTCCTGTCGACGGCGCAGCAGGTGGCGCACCAGGACCTGGCCGCCAACGCTGTGCCCCTCGGCTCCATCCGCGAAGGCTTCCTGAAGCTGCGGCAGGACGCCCTCTGCCTGGTGGGCGTGCCCAAGAGGTACGCCCGCGCCACCATCGCCATGCGCTACACGACGGAGTGCGGCGAGCCGGGGCTGCAGGTCAGCGACGAGGACCTGCACTCCGTCCTGGGCGGCTGGGTCCTCAACCGCAGGTCCCCGCTGACGCCGCACGTCAACGGCATCATCCGGCGCCTCGAGGGCTTCGGCCTCCTGGAGCACTGGCGCCGCCAGATGCAGGAGCTGCTCATCACGCGCGGCCCCAGGGACCTGCCGTGCCTCAACCCGCCCCTCGCCGCGCTCTCGCTGCCCGACCTGCGCCTGGCCTTCGTCGTCCTGCTGGCCGGCTGGGGCCTCGGCTGCCTGCTCTTCCTGGCGGAGCAGATCGCCTTCGCCTGCAGCGGCCACGCGGGGGCTCGGCGCGTCGTGCGGCGGGACACAGGCATCAGCGCCGTCGTGCCCCTGGCGCCCGGCCGGGGCCCTCGGCGGAACCTCCGCCGCTGGCTGCAGGAGCTGCTGACGCCGCTGCCCTCGCTCGCCCTGGACGACAAGGAAGCGGTGTTCCGGCGCCATCTGGACACCATCCTGCGGGACATGTGGGGCGTGAGGTTCCCATGA
- the LOC138859501 gene encoding proline-rich protein HaeIII subfamily 1-like, translating into MTRRGAHAVGTHGRCRCRPRAKASPRNATRKSPRRGTPYPTRPGRRPRRGRVAPPSPWCPLAPPRARAPAPPPCSLRAPPCRRPRALQVDPQPPGPPGNPSLDSPQSPTSPSSPP; encoded by the coding sequence ATGACCAGGCGGGGCGCGCACGCCGTCGGCACCCACGGGCGCTGTCGCTGCCGCCCCCGGGCCAAGGCGAGTCCAAGGAACGCCACGCGAAAAAGCCCCCGCCGCGGGACGCCGTACCCGACGCGCCCAGGACGTCGTCCTCGCCGCGGCCGCGTCGCCCCGCCTTCACCGTGGTGCCCCCTCGCGCCCCCTCGCGCCCGGGCGCCAGCTCCACCGCCGTGCAGCCTCCGAGCGCCTCCCTGCCGACGCCCGCGCGCGCTCCAGGTAGACCCCCAGCCGCCAGGCCCCCCAGGGAACCCCTCCCTCGACTCTCCTCAGAGCCCGACCtcaccatcatctcctccctGA